One Lepus europaeus isolate LE1 unplaced genomic scaffold, mLepTim1.pri SCAFFOLD_29, whole genome shotgun sequence DNA segment encodes these proteins:
- the LOC133754828 gene encoding double homeobox protein 1-like, with translation MGGGQKDGGEDENKPGPRAYPSPSRVSGPDDGRDLLPDREVQLCRLWVRSEWERRAGDGYSREGVGRAPVCKGRDCQPGQHSAARSGQSQSRCRAREPRRPRTMLTAHHRDLLRASFDGNPYPGVGLREELAPVQVWFQNERKRRRRAPDPLDSGLSNGRRAGGAGQLAPAHAHLGATAEILLRAFERNRFPGMATREELARSTGLLEGQIQVWFQNRRACHPQQ, from the exons ATGGGAGGGGGACAGAAGGACGGGGGAGAGGATGAGAACAAACCAGGCCCGAGGGCCTACCCCTCTCCCAGCAGGGTCAGCGGTCCCGACGATGGAAGGGACCTGTTGCCTGACCGTGAAGTGCAGCTGTGCAG GCTGTGGGTAAGAAGTGAGTGGGAGCGCAGAGCGGGTGATGGATATTCACGAGAGGGGGTGGGCCGAGCACCGGTATGTAAGGGGCGGGACTGCCAGCCAGGCCAGCACTCAGCAgcccgcagtggccagagccaaaGCCGGTGCCGTGCCCGAGAACCTCGACGACCCAGGACCATGTTGACCGCGCATCACAGGGACCTGCTGCGCGCTTCCTTTGACGGCAACCCTTATCCTGGCGTCGGGCTCAGAGAAGAGCTGGCCCCGGTGCAGGTGTGGTTTCAAAACGAGAGGAAGCGGCGAAGGCGCGCACCAGACCCGCTGGACTCGGGCCTCTCCAACGGCAGGAGAGCCGGTGGGGCCGGGCAACTGGCACCAGCGCACGCCCATCTCGGGGCCACAGCCGAGATCCTCCTGCGGGCCTTCGAGCGGAATCGCTTCCCCGGCATGGCGACCAGGGAAGAGCTGGCCAGAAGCACGGGCCTCCTCGAGGGCCAAATCCAGGTCTGGTTCCAGAACCGCAGGGCCTGCCACCCGCAGCAGTAG